A single genomic interval of Natronolimnobius sp. AArcel1 harbors:
- a CDS encoding cellulase family glycosylhydrolase, producing MKATGASVLAVGGLGAVAGSAAGQAADLPPLARDGNKIVDPSGNEVILRGVNIADPGEQSRDWRGQTAPETFELATDESEGWYTNIVRIPVQAEFISAGTQAPEPGQMPHGDDWGPLLPGSFDASDVEWYCQTYLDELVDMGAERGAYVMIDYHRHYPVFHQEDHANHDIPYDIWQCDSDGGESWRNSEVCGERGVLWHGEDQVDDIWSLIDDQNIVEAFDLDEDDIYLEPAEISNALDDELHTFWEVIADRYAGDDHVIFDVYNEPTGPYGGDWGGPERQAGELSFPEQAPGEAEGDYDVRLDEMKGWYDLWRDRAQPWVDTVEENAPGHLITIGSPRWSQYAYWAPYNEFDAENMCYTAHVYTQEDMRPLGDYIGEPSEHVPIFFSEFGWIEGGGKEVDTPWMDCTTDPDQDPEDADCEPFIEGYEEFLLEYDVHPLAWCFDHSWEPHMFEHGDPGPDGESGAPDADDWMDYLNEDTPGAWWHEWNQEMAGDRDEFAPGDEPYPDADNEKNSLHIGPGPIDADDDGIQVGDYNAEDTTDDGLHNDFTGDGDTTHDDVTAFFENLEDENVQGNPDAFDFAGDGEVSFADVVELLNEI from the coding sequence ATGAAGGCAACTGGCGCAAGCGTCCTCGCAGTTGGTGGCCTTGGGGCGGTCGCCGGCAGTGCAGCGGGGCAGGCAGCCGATCTGCCGCCGCTTGCACGCGACGGAAACAAAATCGTCGACCCGAGCGGGAACGAGGTAATTCTCCGTGGCGTCAACATCGCCGACCCGGGCGAGCAGAGTCGTGACTGGCGCGGACAGACCGCACCCGAAACGTTCGAGTTGGCGACTGACGAGAGCGAAGGCTGGTACACGAACATCGTCCGCATCCCGGTTCAAGCTGAGTTCATCTCCGCCGGTACGCAGGCACCAGAACCGGGACAGATGCCACACGGCGACGACTGGGGACCGCTGCTCCCCGGCTCGTTCGATGCGAGCGACGTCGAGTGGTACTGCCAGACGTATCTCGACGAACTCGTCGACATGGGTGCCGAGCGCGGCGCTTACGTGATGATTGACTACCACCGCCACTATCCGGTTTTCCACCAGGAAGACCACGCAAACCACGATATTCCGTACGACATCTGGCAGTGTGACTCCGATGGCGGCGAAAGCTGGCGCAATTCGGAAGTCTGTGGCGAACGCGGCGTTCTCTGGCACGGCGAGGACCAGGTCGACGACATCTGGAGTCTTATCGACGACCAAAACATCGTTGAAGCGTTCGACCTCGACGAAGACGATATCTACCTCGAGCCGGCTGAAATTTCGAACGCGCTCGACGACGAACTGCACACGTTCTGGGAGGTCATCGCCGACCGGTATGCAGGCGACGACCACGTCATTTTCGACGTCTACAACGAGCCAACCGGCCCGTACGGCGGCGACTGGGGCGGCCCAGAGCGTCAGGCAGGTGAACTTTCCTTCCCAGAGCAAGCACCGGGCGAGGCCGAAGGCGACTACGACGTTCGACTCGACGAGATGAAAGGCTGGTACGACCTCTGGCGTGACCGTGCCCAGCCGTGGGTCGATACGGTCGAGGAGAACGCACCCGGCCACCTCATCACGATCGGCAGCCCACGCTGGAGCCAGTACGCCTACTGGGCACCGTACAACGAGTTCGACGCCGAGAACATGTGTTACACGGCCCACGTCTACACGCAAGAAGACATGCGGCCACTCGGCGACTACATCGGCGAGCCATCCGAGCACGTACCGATCTTCTTCAGTGAGTTCGGCTGGATCGAAGGCGGTGGCAAGGAAGTCGATACGCCGTGGATGGACTGTACGACCGATCCCGACCAGGATCCCGAAGACGCCGACTGTGAGCCGTTTATCGAGGGCTATGAGGAGTTCCTGCTCGAGTACGATGTCCACCCACTGGCGTGGTGTTTCGACCACAGCTGGGAGCCGCACATGTTCGAACACGGCGACCCTGGCCCAGATGGCGAATCCGGCGCACCCGATGCTGATGACTGGATGGACTACCTGAACGAGGACACACCCGGTGCCTGGTGGCACGAGTGGAACCAGGAAATGGCTGGCGACCGCGACGAGTTCGCCCCCGGTGACGAGCCGTATCCAGATGCTGACAACGAGAAGAACTCACTGCACATCGGCCCGGGTCCGATTGACGCCGATGACGACGGCATCCAGGTCGGCGACTACAACGCAGAAGACACCACCGACGACGGCCTGCACAACGACTTCACCGGCGATGGCGACACCACCCACGACGACGTGACCGCCTTCTTCGAGAACCTCGAGGACGAAAACGTACAGGGCAACCCTGATGCGTTCGACTTCGCCGGCGACGGCGAGGTCAGCTTTGCAGACGTCGTGGAACTGCTCAACGAAATCTAA
- a CDS encoding PQQ-binding-like beta-propeller repeat protein — MPARRSVLAGSATLCAGSLAGCLGSRPFSSSTDSFEVSTEWPRVEYDSAATGQQPDVTGPVEDPAIRWDVEVPVDDGYVPATLVVDETVVVAGGSTVTALEADGSQAWQTELFDAELAADGRGYYCSAAADDDHVFVGTHHGLFALERDGDVEWSHEVDSDPGSSGVFRSPAVIDDTVYFCTAEEREVCAYTTDGDERWCVSLEEPIIGGPAVHDGRVYVGDDAGLHAFLTDGDADWSIDIGQVRETPAATDQTVYAASMTGSGHTLAEVSGETGDERWETSAPSVSGPPTVVDTDSMTELAVPSWHGTVFLYDRQDGTPNWGVPIGDSAPGRPVFPVADEQRVYATSRGHLACIEPRSDRIWDLEVDGGNGTIALVDGALFVTTTGGHCYAVT; from the coding sequence ATGCCCGCCCGTCGTTCGGTTCTCGCTGGGAGCGCTACTCTCTGCGCGGGTAGCCTCGCTGGCTGTCTCGGATCGCGTCCGTTCTCCTCAAGCACCGACTCATTCGAAGTCTCAACCGAGTGGCCTCGAGTCGAGTACGACTCGGCCGCAACCGGACAGCAGCCAGACGTAACCGGTCCGGTAGAGGACCCAGCAATTCGATGGGACGTCGAGGTCCCGGTCGACGATGGGTACGTTCCTGCGACGCTTGTCGTGGATGAGACGGTGGTCGTCGCCGGCGGTTCGACTGTGACCGCGCTCGAGGCGGACGGCTCGCAGGCGTGGCAGACAGAACTCTTCGACGCGGAACTTGCCGCCGATGGTCGTGGCTACTACTGTAGCGCGGCCGCCGACGACGACCACGTGTTCGTCGGCACCCATCACGGCCTGTTCGCACTCGAGAGAGACGGCGATGTCGAGTGGTCACACGAGGTGGATTCGGACCCCGGCTCCAGCGGCGTCTTTCGATCCCCGGCTGTCATCGACGACACAGTGTACTTCTGTACCGCCGAGGAACGCGAGGTCTGTGCGTATACGACCGACGGCGACGAACGCTGGTGCGTCTCGCTCGAGGAGCCGATCATCGGTGGGCCGGCAGTACACGACGGTCGTGTCTACGTTGGTGACGATGCAGGACTCCACGCGTTCTTGACGGACGGAGATGCGGACTGGAGCATCGATATCGGCCAGGTCCGAGAAACGCCGGCGGCAACCGACCAAACGGTCTACGCTGCCAGCATGACCGGTTCAGGACACACGCTTGCCGAGGTCTCGGGAGAAACTGGAGACGAACGCTGGGAGACGTCGGCACCGTCAGTTTCCGGCCCGCCGACGGTCGTCGACACTGACTCGATGACTGAACTTGCCGTTCCGTCGTGGCACGGGACGGTGTTTCTGTACGACCGGCAGGACGGCACACCGAACTGGGGTGTGCCGATTGGCGACAGTGCCCCTGGCAGACCGGTGTTTCCCGTCGCGGACGAGCAACGCGTTTATGCAACCTCTCGAGGCCACCTCGCGTGTATCGAACCGCGATCAGATCGCATCTGGGACCTCGAGGTCGACGGCGGCAACGGAACCATCGCCCTCGTCGACGGCGCGCTGTTCGTCACCACGACGGGCGGCCACTGCTACGCGGTTACCTGA
- a CDS encoding DUF460 domain-containing protein → MSTRTSALDAVVYGVDIQSGDVRGDAPSYALVRYDGEDLERDVVTHRKLRRLIDDEEPAIIATDNMYELAADKDQLIHFLGSLPTGTKLVQVTGAEQPEPLSRVAKRHGIPYGKEPMKEAEAAARLAAHNVGHEVSAFTDTTEVKVARGRSTGSGGWSEDRYTRRIHGSVRTRAREVESELEDENLAYEKDVRESYGGYANAIFTVEAKPSEIPVSRNRSGDVRVEIERERRDGIEFRPLAKRRDHVIVGIDPGTTTAVAIASLEGEVLDVWSSRMSDTADVIEWIVERGRPIIIAADVTPMPETVEKFRRSFDAAGWTPESDLPVDEKQHRTREDPYDDDHQRDAMAAALYAFDAHEDQFERIARKLPPGLDRGEVTARVVAGEESVEAVLTDLEDDDHSEEDQTKHEPRELTEEERQIKDLKRQVERLQSHVGTLEDRLEQKDDRIDELESDLEAARRKERKEVRRDREVTRHRRTAERLEYERDEAREEVEALEAKVDRMKALWKLDHSNFSDVSAKKEGLVPVKVIEKFTKGAIREADDQYGIAPSDVVFVRDASGAGRSTAELLAGFEPRVVLKKGGLSEIADEILFDEDIPVGPADDVAMQEVDELAVAREDDVDAVIDDWHERARDRRLDRKAEMVDQLISEHRAGDNEV, encoded by the coding sequence GTGAGTACGCGAACGAGTGCGCTCGATGCAGTCGTCTACGGCGTCGATATCCAGAGTGGTGACGTACGCGGCGATGCCCCCTCCTATGCCCTGGTCCGATACGACGGCGAGGACCTCGAGCGGGATGTCGTCACCCACCGCAAGCTCCGACGACTGATCGACGACGAGGAGCCGGCGATTATCGCGACGGACAACATGTACGAGCTGGCCGCCGACAAAGACCAGCTGATTCACTTCCTTGGTTCGCTGCCAACCGGGACGAAACTCGTCCAAGTGACGGGTGCCGAACAGCCCGAACCGCTCTCTCGAGTCGCGAAACGCCACGGAATTCCCTATGGGAAGGAGCCGATGAAAGAGGCTGAGGCCGCCGCCCGCCTCGCAGCCCACAACGTCGGCCACGAAGTCTCCGCATTTACTGATACGACGGAAGTCAAAGTCGCCCGCGGGCGCTCGACCGGCAGCGGTGGCTGGAGCGAGGACCGCTACACGCGGCGCATCCACGGCTCGGTTCGCACACGCGCCCGAGAGGTCGAATCCGAACTCGAGGATGAAAATCTCGCCTACGAGAAAGACGTCCGCGAGTCCTACGGCGGCTACGCAAACGCCATCTTCACCGTCGAGGCGAAACCCAGCGAGATTCCCGTCTCGCGAAATCGTTCGGGCGACGTTCGCGTCGAAATCGAACGGGAACGCCGCGACGGCATCGAGTTCCGCCCGCTCGCAAAACGCCGGGATCACGTCATCGTCGGCATCGACCCCGGAACGACCACCGCCGTCGCCATCGCCTCGCTCGAAGGCGAGGTCTTGGACGTCTGGAGTTCCCGCATGAGCGACACCGCTGACGTCATCGAGTGGATCGTCGAGCGCGGCCGGCCGATCATTATCGCCGCGGACGTGACGCCGATGCCCGAGACGGTCGAGAAATTCCGCCGCAGTTTCGACGCCGCAGGCTGGACGCCCGAATCGGACCTTCCCGTCGACGAGAAACAACACCGCACGCGCGAAGATCCATACGATGACGACCACCAGCGCGACGCTATGGCGGCCGCGCTGTACGCCTTCGACGCCCACGAGGACCAGTTCGAGCGCATCGCGCGAAAGCTCCCGCCGGGACTCGACCGCGGTGAGGTCACCGCTCGCGTCGTCGCCGGCGAAGAGAGCGTCGAAGCTGTCCTCACTGACCTCGAGGACGATGATCACTCCGAGGAGGATCAAACCAAGCACGAACCCCGCGAACTCACCGAGGAAGAACGCCAGATCAAAGACCTCAAGCGCCAGGTCGAACGCCTCCAGTCCCACGTCGGGACGTTAGAAGACCGCCTCGAGCAGAAAGACGACCGAATTGACGAGCTCGAGTCCGATCTCGAAGCCGCACGCCGCAAAGAGCGCAAGGAAGTACGTCGCGACCGCGAAGTGACCCGCCATCGCCGTACCGCAGAACGCCTCGAGTACGAACGCGACGAGGCCCGCGAGGAAGTCGAGGCACTCGAGGCGAAAGTCGACCGGATGAAAGCCCTCTGGAAGCTCGACCACTCGAACTTCAGCGATGTCTCGGCGAAAAAAGAGGGGCTCGTCCCCGTCAAAGTCATCGAGAAGTTTACCAAAGGCGCGATCCGGGAGGCCGACGATCAGTACGGCATCGCCCCTAGTGACGTTGTCTTCGTTCGCGATGCAAGCGGCGCGGGGCGCTCGACCGCCGAGTTACTGGCTGGCTTCGAGCCACGCGTTGTCCTGAAGAAAGGTGGCCTTTCGGAGATCGCCGACGAGATTCTCTTCGACGAAGACATTCCCGTCGGTCCTGCCGACGATGTCGCCATGCAGGAAGTCGACGAACTCGCCGTTGCCCGCGAGGACGACGTCGACGCTGTCATCGACGACTGGCACGAACGCGCTCGAGACCGCCGCCTCGACCGGAAAGCCGAAATGGTCGATCAACTCATCAGCGAGCACCGTGCCGGCGATAACGAAGTGTAA
- the eif1A gene encoding translation initiation factor eIF-1A → MSDDGDGGRKNLRMPEDDEVFATVTDMLGANRVQVRCADGQERTARIPGKMQKRIWIREDDVVLVSPWDWQDEKADITWRYEKSDADQLREEGHIQ, encoded by the coding sequence ATGAGTGACGACGGAGACGGCGGTCGAAAGAACCTCCGGATGCCAGAGGACGACGAGGTCTTCGCGACCGTCACCGATATGCTCGGGGCGAATCGAGTCCAAGTACGCTGCGCAGACGGCCAGGAACGCACGGCACGCATTCCAGGCAAGATGCAAAAGCGCATCTGGATTCGCGAGGACGATGTTGTCCTCGTCTCGCCGTGGGACTGGCAGGACGAGAAGGCCGACATTACGTGGCGCTACGAAAAGAGCGACGCCGACCAGTTGCGCGAGGAAGGCCATATTCAGTAA
- a CDS encoding S8 family peptidase yields the protein MTLSRRQLLQGVGAGVSIGVLGNTASTPAAASTPPSGDDTQRVLVHPDNGLLGGLIDVIEQLGGTTLLEFEHFEFIAAEVPESRLDDLIGASGIAHVEDDEETGIPDDWSPNLLEFLLPPDRSDCSTHPDQQASWGLERIGADEVDADGADVDIGVLDTGIQTDHCSLEVADGQNFTADGLAGDYEDRHGHGTHVAGIAGALENDLGVVGTAPNAALHAVKVLDDEGRGRYSELIAGIDWCMSNDVEIISMSLGGEEESRAVDDAVEAAHDAGHLLLTAAGNAGNAENGACSEETMSYPATHEKVLAVAAMDEDETLASYSSVGEAIDLLAPGTDIVSSVVDNEYAEASGTSMACPFVTGVAALVWGQQDADGPGPNEAVRERLTETAEPVLETCEEGHGLVDARAALEGETDGDNSLEDGREGSDLTESGRLGSALEWVSDAITGLLEWIRGLFT from the coding sequence ATGACTCTTAGTCGACGCCAGCTCCTGCAGGGTGTCGGAGCCGGCGTTTCCATCGGCGTGCTCGGGAACACGGCGTCGACGCCGGCAGCCGCGTCGACACCACCGTCTGGGGACGACACGCAACGCGTGCTGGTCCACCCGGACAACGGACTGCTTGGGGGGCTGATCGACGTTATTGAGCAACTCGGCGGGACGACACTCCTCGAGTTCGAACACTTCGAGTTCATTGCAGCGGAGGTTCCGGAAAGCCGCTTGGATGACCTTATTGGTGCCTCGGGCATCGCCCACGTCGAAGACGACGAGGAAACGGGCATTCCCGACGACTGGTCGCCCAACCTGCTCGAGTTCCTGTTGCCGCCGGATCGGTCGGACTGTTCAACCCATCCCGACCAACAGGCGTCGTGGGGCCTCGAGCGAATCGGAGCCGATGAGGTCGACGCGGACGGTGCGGACGTCGATATCGGCGTTCTCGATACGGGAATTCAAACCGATCACTGTAGTCTCGAGGTCGCTGACGGGCAGAATTTCACGGCTGACGGACTGGCTGGCGACTACGAGGATCGCCACGGCCACGGCACCCATGTCGCCGGGATTGCGGGCGCGCTCGAGAACGACCTCGGCGTGGTCGGAACGGCACCGAACGCGGCCCTCCACGCCGTGAAGGTGCTCGACGACGAGGGCCGGGGCCGATACAGCGAGTTGATCGCGGGCATCGACTGGTGCATGTCGAACGACGTCGAGATTATCTCGATGAGCCTCGGCGGTGAGGAAGAGAGCCGAGCAGTCGACGACGCAGTCGAAGCTGCACACGACGCAGGCCATCTGCTGCTCACCGCGGCCGGAAACGCCGGGAACGCCGAAAACGGTGCCTGCAGCGAGGAGACGATGTCCTATCCGGCAACCCACGAGAAGGTTCTCGCAGTCGCGGCGATGGACGAAGATGAGACGCTGGCATCCTACAGCAGCGTCGGTGAGGCCATCGACCTGCTGGCCCCCGGCACGGACATCGTCTCGAGCGTCGTCGACAACGAGTACGCCGAAGCCAGCGGGACGAGCATGGCCTGTCCGTTCGTCACCGGCGTCGCGGCACTGGTCTGGGGACAACAGGATGCGGACGGTCCCGGGCCGAACGAGGCCGTGAGAGAACGGCTTACCGAAACGGCGGAGCCAGTCCTCGAGACCTGCGAGGAAGGTCACGGCCTTGTCGACGCCCGCGCAGCACTCGAGGGCGAGACGGACGGCGACAACTCGCTCGAGGATGGGAGAGAGGGAAGCGACCTCACTGAGAGCGGTCGGCTTGGCTCGGCACTCGAGTGGGTTTCGGACGCGATTACGGGCCTTCTCGAGTGGATTCGCGGGCTGTTCACGTGA
- a CDS encoding alanine--glyoxylate aminotransferase family protein, with protein sequence MTQKREYTGDYPDKTLYIPGPTEVREDVIEAMCEPMFGHRMDRMTDLYTTIVEDTKEFLGTDNDVIILTGSGTEFWEASTLNLVDENILVPTCGSFSERHANVAERLGKNVDRLEYDWGQAIKPEDIRDTLEESDTHYDVVATVMNESSTGVRNPIEEIGDVIAEYPDTYFVVDAVSALGGDAVDIDEHNIDVLFASSQKAFAMPPGLAICTVSEDAYERELEKDSASWYGGFQRTIDYYDRKGQTHSTPAIPIMLAYRTQMKHMLEEGHASRDERHREMAEYTQEWAHKHFDMFPEEGYESQTVSCIENTQGIDVADTIETVSEEYDFVFSNGYGSQLGETTFRIGHMGEHDLESIKALTDAIEDVAGL encoded by the coding sequence GTGACGCAAAAACGCGAGTATACCGGCGACTATCCCGACAAGACGCTGTACATTCCGGGGCCAACCGAAGTGCGCGAAGACGTCATCGAGGCCATGTGCGAGCCGATGTTCGGCCACCGAATGGACCGCATGACCGACCTCTATACGACTATCGTCGAGGACACCAAGGAGTTCCTCGGCACTGACAACGACGTCATCATCCTCACAGGGTCGGGAACCGAGTTCTGGGAGGCCTCGACGCTCAACCTCGTCGACGAGAACATCCTCGTGCCGACCTGTGGCAGCTTCAGCGAGCGCCACGCCAACGTCGCCGAGCGACTCGGGAAAAACGTTGATCGCCTCGAGTACGACTGGGGCCAGGCAATCAAACCCGAAGACATCCGCGACACGCTCGAGGAGAGCGACACGCACTACGACGTAGTTGCGACCGTCATGAACGAGTCCTCGACTGGCGTTCGCAACCCAATCGAGGAAATCGGTGACGTCATCGCCGAGTATCCGGACACGTACTTCGTCGTGGACGCCGTCTCCGCGCTGGGCGGTGACGCCGTCGATATCGACGAGCACAACATCGACGTGCTGTTCGCCTCGAGCCAGAAGGCGTTCGCGATGCCGCCAGGGCTTGCCATCTGTACGGTCAGTGAGGACGCCTACGAGCGCGAACTCGAGAAAGACTCGGCATCGTGGTACGGCGGCTTCCAGCGCACCATCGACTACTACGACCGGAAGGGCCAGACTCACTCGACGCCCGCCATCCCGATCATGCTCGCCTACCGCACGCAGATGAAACACATGCTTGAGGAGGGCCACGCTTCCCGCGACGAGCGCCACCGCGAGATGGCCGAGTACACCCAGGAATGGGCTCACAAGCACTTCGATATGTTCCCCGAGGAAGGCTACGAGTCCCAGACCGTCTCCTGTATCGAGAACACGCAAGGCATCGACGTCGCCGACACAATCGAAACCGTCAGCGAGGAGTACGACTTCGTCTTCTCGAACGGCTACGGCTCCCAACTCGGCGAGACAACGTTCCGCATCGGCCATATGGGCGAACACGACCTCGAGTCGATCAAGGCCCTGACCGATGCCATCGAAGACGTCGCGGGACTGTAG
- a CDS encoding plastocyanin/azurin family copper-binding protein — protein MTRDKSVSRRTAMKLTGAAAATALVAGCSDDDDGNGNGNGNGNGNGEDDGDEAEAIEPGTEIEFDGQTPGWVGIAPDSIDGDENPTLVLEEGETYEIGWTEGDGADHNIEIRDDGGDVVDDLQTDEVSDPDDDQWLEFEASSDMAEYVCDPHETTMVGSIDVQ, from the coding sequence ATGACACGAGACAAATCGGTCTCTCGCCGAACCGCTATGAAGCTCACCGGTGCGGCTGCTGCGACGGCACTTGTCGCTGGCTGTAGCGATGACGACGACGGCAACGGAAACGGAAACGGCAATGGAAACGGGAACGGCGAGGATGACGGTGACGAGGCCGAAGCAATCGAGCCTGGCACCGAAATCGAATTCGACGGCCAGACGCCTGGATGGGTCGGCATCGCCCCCGACTCCATTGACGGCGACGAAAACCCAACGCTCGTCCTCGAAGAGGGCGAAACCTACGAAATCGGCTGGACCGAAGGCGACGGTGCCGACCACAACATCGAGATTCGAGACGACGGCGGCGACGTTGTCGACGACCTCCAGACTGACGAAGTCAGTGACCCAGACGACGACCAATGGCTCGAGTTCGAAGCCAGCTCCGACATGGCCGAGTACGTCTGTGACCCACACGAGACGACGATGGTCGGTTCGATCGACGTTCAGTAA
- a CDS encoding MFS transporter: MHSSDRDRLVLAAVVFAVLFSQLLLYPGIATLVETLGADATASPFAQTALDASMWFLVSEFAAYVAFVGVWGMLSDVTGRRTPFIVVSALAGAASYAALALIPTIGSISFEGVLLLRVLQGAMTIGALSLTMTMLMDLEGGHGRNMGAAGIAIGLGAAMGAPIGGQLTEVDPLAPLAVASGLLVVVGVLVSFVPDRTPTQTRTARALLEGISRRPTLSIPYAFGFVDRMTAGFFALVGTLYFQETFAIGAGTTGLLLACFFAPFALLQYPMGTLSDRIGRTAPIVIGSICYGVGILLVGAAPTVSTAAVAMITIGILGALVSPTTMALVTDLADESERGLAMAGFNLAGNLGFLGGFLIGGTVASSYGYDLAFLTVGGLEIAIALVAVPTFLRLSLEEDGLFGRDRRESAD; this comes from the coding sequence GTGCACTCGAGTGACCGCGATCGACTGGTCCTCGCAGCGGTCGTCTTCGCCGTCCTGTTCTCGCAGTTGTTGCTCTATCCCGGCATCGCGACGTTAGTCGAAACGCTCGGTGCCGATGCGACCGCCTCGCCGTTCGCCCAGACAGCCCTCGATGCGAGCATGTGGTTTCTCGTGAGCGAATTCGCCGCCTATGTCGCGTTCGTCGGCGTCTGGGGGATGCTAAGCGATGTGACCGGACGCCGAACGCCGTTCATTGTCGTCAGCGCACTCGCCGGTGCGGCCAGCTACGCGGCACTTGCACTCATCCCGACCATCGGTTCGATTTCGTTCGAAGGCGTCCTCCTGTTGCGCGTTCTGCAGGGCGCGATGACCATCGGCGCGCTCTCGCTGACGATGACGATGCTGATGGATCTCGAGGGTGGCCACGGCCGTAACATGGGCGCGGCCGGCATTGCAATCGGACTCGGCGCTGCGATGGGTGCGCCAATTGGCGGCCAACTCACCGAAGTCGACCCGCTCGCGCCGCTTGCCGTCGCCAGCGGTTTGCTCGTCGTCGTCGGCGTGCTGGTGTCGTTCGTTCCGGATCGCACGCCGACACAAACCCGGACTGCACGCGCGCTCCTCGAGGGGATTAGCCGTCGACCCACGCTGTCGATTCCGTACGCCTTCGGCTTCGTTGACCGGATGACGGCGGGCTTTTTTGCGCTCGTCGGCACACTGTACTTTCAGGAAACGTTCGCCATTGGTGCCGGAACGACCGGACTCCTACTGGCGTGCTTTTTCGCACCCTTTGCCTTGCTGCAGTATCCGATGGGGACGCTCTCAGATCGCATCGGCCGCACGGCACCGATTGTTATCGGCTCGATCTGTTACGGTGTCGGCATCTTACTCGTCGGCGCTGCACCCACCGTTTCAACCGCCGCTGTCGCGATGATTACCATCGGCATCCTCGGCGCACTCGTCTCACCGACGACGATGGCACTCGTGACCGACCTCGCCGACGAGAGCGAACGCGGCCTGGCGATGGCTGGCTTCAACCTCGCCGGGAACCTCGGCTTCCTCGGTGGCTTTCTCATCGGCGGCACCGTCGCCAGCAGCTACGGGTACGACCTCGCCTTCCTCACCGTAGGCGGCCTCGAGATTGCAATCGCGCTCGTCGCCGTCCCGACTTTCCTGCGACTCTCGCTCGAGGAAGACGGGCTATTCGGACGAGACAGACGCGAATCTGCTGACTAA
- the hisA gene encoding 1-(5-phosphoribosyl)-5-[(5-phosphoribosylamino)methylideneamino]imidazole-4-carboxamide isomerase produces MNQTEEASEFAEFEVIPAVDIQDGEVVQLVQGERGTETTYGEPVEAAERWIDAGAESLHLVDLDGAFDGERANSDALESVLEAVDVPTQLGGGIRTVDDAAALLERGLDRVILGTAAVEEPDIVGEISAEYPDSVVVSLDAKDGEVVVEGWTEGAGISPVEAAERYEDLGAAAILFTNVDVEGQLEGVATEPVRELVEATDIPVIASGGVATLEDVRALESTGAAAVVVGSALYEGNFTLAEAQAAVSE; encoded by the coding sequence ATGAACCAAACTGAAGAGGCCAGCGAGTTCGCCGAGTTCGAGGTTATTCCAGCGGTCGACATTCAAGATGGCGAGGTCGTCCAGCTCGTTCAGGGCGAACGCGGCACAGAGACAACCTACGGCGAGCCAGTCGAGGCCGCCGAACGATGGATCGACGCCGGTGCGGAGTCACTTCACCTGGTCGACTTAGACGGCGCGTTCGACGGCGAGCGCGCAAACAGCGACGCACTCGAGAGCGTCCTCGAGGCCGTCGACGTGCCAACCCAGCTTGGCGGTGGCATCCGAACCGTCGATGACGCGGCGGCGCTGCTCGAGCGCGGACTCGACCGTGTCATTCTCGGCACGGCAGCAGTCGAAGAGCCCGACATCGTCGGCGAGATCAGCGCGGAGTACCCTGACAGCGTCGTCGTCAGTCTCGACGCGAAAGACGGCGAGGTCGTCGTCGAGGGCTGGACCGAAGGTGCAGGTATCTCGCCAGTCGAAGCCGCAGAACGGTACGAGGACCTCGGAGCCGCAGCGATTCTCTTTACGAACGTCGACGTCGAAGGCCAACTCGAGGGTGTCGCCACCGAGCCAGTTCGCGAACTCGTCGAGGCGACTGATATTCCGGTGATCGCAAGCGGCGGCGTCGCCACGCTCGAGGACGTCCGGGCGCTCGAGTCAACGGGTGCGGCCGCAGTCGTCGTCGGCAGCGCACTGTATGAAGGGAACTTCACGCTCGCAGAAGCACAGGCCGCTGTCTCGGAGTAA